AACAGCTACAAACCCGAATATCTGATCCGCTATTATATTACGAATGGAGAACCTCAGTTCGTAGGTTATAATCTTTATATTACTACCGCGGCCCCTTCCGTAGCGGAAACGTTAGCCGGTGGAAATGTCTATCTCGAAGACGGGGTCCAACCTTCTTTTCCTCATTTGGCTTCCGAGGCTTCGACTAGTTCTACGAAATTACAAACCCATCGTGTTCTAAATCAAGTTCCTCCGCCCGGTGTTTTTCCATTTATCAAATGTGAAATTTATACCTTCACGATGAGAGCCCTCTTGAACAATGGAATCTTTTCCAATCCTTCTACGGCCGTTCGAATGTGTTCTTCCTCTCGTCCTTATCTCTGTCCCGTAGGATCCAGTTGTAATCCATCGGAATGTAATACAGGTTCTTGTAGCACGACCGTAAAACAAAACTGTCCGGTAGGAACTCTTTGCAATCCATGTCTGATCGCCGGCGCCGAAGAAACGGGATGTGTTTGTCCTTCCGGCGTTTCTCCTCCCGGCTGTAATCTATGAGTTTAGAGGAAGAATTCGAAGAATCTTCCTCGGAAGAAATTCCACTCCAACCGGGAACACTTTACGTCGTTTCCACTCCGATCGGAAACCTAGAAGACCTCACTTTTCGAGCCCTTCGCATTCTTAAAAATACAAATCGAATCCTCTGTGAGAACGCGGGACATTCCAGAAGACTTCTGAAATACTATGGAATTGATACCCCGGCTTCCACGCTTTATAAGGATCAATCCGCGGTTCCCTATTCCGGGCTGATCGAAGAATTGAGAGAAGGAAAGAATTTTGCTCTCATCTCGGACGCGGGCGCCCCTGGGGTTTCGGATCCAGGTTCCCATCTCATACGAATGGTTCGAGAAGCGGGGTTAAACGTCACTCCGGTTCCCGGAGCGAGCGCCCTCACCGCGTTACTCTCCATCTCGGGTTGGCAGGCGAATCCGTTTTTATTTCTGGGATTTGTGTCCGAGAAAAAAGGAAAGAAAAGAAATCAACTGGGAGAATGGAAAGAATTCGAAGGATTGATTATGATCTTCGAATCGGTGCACCGAATCGGAGATACAATCGACGCCGTGAAAGAAATTTTTCCGGATGGAGAATTCCTGATCGGACGGGAAATGACCAAAATTCACGAGGAAATTCTTCATTATTCTCCCCTTTCCGAAGGAAAACTCAAGGAATTTGCCCGAAAGGGCGAATTTGTGGTTTTAATCAACACGAATCGGAAAAAAATGCTTAAAGGCTCTCTTGGATCGGCCGATAGAATTCAGTAGAGGTAAGAAATCATGACTATCGATAAAATCGGTGGGATCGGCGGAAGCGGATACGAACCGAAAAGAACCACTCCGGTTAAAAAAGCGGAATCAAAAGAGACTTTTGATAACGTTTCTATTTCCGATACCGCAAAACAAAAAGCATCCGAAGCAAGACTTCAGGCTGAAGTTCAAACGATTACACGTAAAATTCTTTCTACTCCCGAAGAATCGGATCGTTCCGTGAAATTAAAAGAAGTTAAAGAAAAACTCAAAAACGGAGACTATGACAATCTGAGTTCCGATGTTTTAAACACCATCGCAGACAGAATCTCTGAGACCATGTTAGGTCAATAAAAACGTTACGGAAGACTGATTTTTACCTCTATTTAAATTAGAATGATTCCGAGTCACTAGGTTACTCTGGGGGACGACGACGATGCCGATACTCCCCGATTGGGTTAATTACACATTTCCACCTAAAATCCACTTTGAAGCTGACTGCGGTTACAAAGTGGGCAACTTCGTTAAAAACATCGGGACAAGAACCGTCATTTTTTCCACGCAACAAGAGCTGGAGAATATGGACGAGTTGTCCATTATCAAAACCAGTTTAGAAAAACATATCGATGGAGTCATTCTCTACGACGACATCGTAAAACAACCCACGCTCGAAGAGTTGGATACGGCCGCTTACTTTGCTAAGATTGCAAACGCGGATTGTATCATCGGTTACGGTTCCTACGAAACCATAAGTATGGCGAAGATCATCGCCCTTCTCGTTACAAACGACATCTTCGCAGAAGAGATGTTAAACGATAAAAAGACAAAGTTCAAAAAACCGCTTCCCTTAATCCTGATTCCCACACATCCCGTTTTTGGTTTGGAATGTTCTCCTATTTCTACGGTTCTTTTGGGAGAGGATAAGATTATCAAATATTTCTCTCATGAACTCCTTTTCCCGGAACTGATCATCGCCGATCCGAAAATTTCTTCTTTTATGAGTTCTTCCGATATCTCAAAAGTCGGAGTCGGGATTTTGGCCGCGGCGGTCGATACGATCCTTTCTAAATTCTCCACCGAGTTGACAATTTCTTCCGCGCTCAGAGCGATCGAACTCCTTCAGAAAAACCTGATTCCTTCGATAAGAGATCCGAAAAACGTAAACTATAAAAACGGCCTCTACGCCGCGAGTCTTTTGACCGGGATCGCCCAGTCTTCCAGTTCCCTGGGGCTTTGTTTCGCGCTTTCATTAGCAAGTTCGAATATTACAAATCTTGATATCTTTCAATCCATGTCCATCCTACTCCCCCACGTGATGGAATACAATCTCACTTCCTCCGCCGGTAAATACGTTATGATCGCAAGAGCCTTAGACGAAGACATCACGAATATTTCCGTGATCGAGGCAGCCATCAAAGCCGTGGAAGGAATTCGGAAAATTTTTATCGAATTGAAAATTCCCCAGAGATTGTCCGAGTATGAAGTGAGAAAGATCGATTTACCTTTGATCGCAAATCTCGCGGCTTCGTTTCCGTTTTTAGATTCTCTTCCGAGAGAACTTCCGAAAAACGAAATCGAAACGATTTTGGTCGCGGCGTTCTAAGAATTCGTTTTTTACGGAGAATCTTTTATCTTCTGAGAACTGTTGGAGTTCCTACAAAGAGTCGGAGAAGATCCTTCTTGCAAAGTCGGCTTTTCTGTGATAGAGAAAAAACTTCCGATTCTTCCCGCCACCTCACCCCTCCACCCAAGATTTGGGTGGGGCGCGTGCCTTTCACAGAGAGTGTCGGAGTTCCGACAAAAAGTCGAAGAAGATTCTTCTAGCAAAGTCGGCTTTTCTGTGATAGAGAAAAAACTTCCGATTCTTCCCGCCACCTCTCCTCCTCCACCCAAGAAACTCAGTGCATAGCTCCCGATGGGTCGCTTACGCAGGGCGGGGCCCGCGACTTTCACGAAAAGACTTGTAGGAGTTCCTACAAAGGAATTTTTACTTGCGAAATTAGAATTTTGTGATATAGGAAAGTCACCCGTAGTTTTTTCCGCCACCCGCCCCTCCTCCCAAGATTTGGGTGGGGCGCGCGACTTTCACAGCAGAAGTCGGAACTCCGACAAAGATCTTCTCCAAAATTTCATCCCCGACAACTTCGCGTATGGATTTCCCCTCTTTGAACTTTCCTCTTTTTTTGTAAAAGATAGTAGGAAGGCAATTTCAGCCGCACAAACCGCAAAAAAACATTTGAATCTGCCTCTCTTCCCCTAAAACTTGGAGACAGAATGAGTGACGAACACATCGATACAATCATCGGAGACGATATCCATTTCCGTGGGAAACTGAAATTCAGCAATTCCCTGAAGATCAAAGGAAACTTCAAAGGCACGATCGAGACGACCGGAAGACTCGTGGTCGGAGATACGGGAGAAGTGGAAGCCGACATCCAGACCGGAACCCTTGAGGTCGAAGGCGCTTTGAAAGGAAACGTTTCTGCAAATGAAAAGGTTTCCATCCGCAAAACCGGCAAAGTGATCGGAGACGTCCGCACGCCCGATTTAGAAATAGAATCCGGAGCAAGATTTAGCGGCAATAGCGCAATGTAAGGATGCTCAAAAATTCTCCCTATTCTCATGGCCCGGGTTTAAAGGAACTCCCTTCCTCCGGGCTTCGCCAACACCTCAGCCCTCTTCAGCATAAATTCTACCAAACCCACTTACGCGAAAAATCAAATCCGGAACATCTCCTCTATCACGGACTCAGAGAACTTCCTTCTCCCTTTTTACTTCCGGATCTGGAACCGGCCCTCGAACTCTTAAAAGAATCCGTTGCCTCTGAAAAGAAAATTCTTCTCTTTGGAGATCGGGATTGCGACGGAGTTTCTTCCACAAGTCTCCTTGGAGGTTTTTTAAAAAAAATTCATCGGGGAGAATTGATCCTCAAGGTTTCCAACGAAGAGGACTACGGGCTCTCTCCTGCCGCGCTTGGCTTTGTAAAAAAACACAAACCCGATCTTCTCATCACTCTCGACTTTGGAACCA
This is a stretch of genomic DNA from Leptospira tipperaryensis. It encodes these proteins:
- a CDS encoding flagellar biosynthesis anti-sigma factor FlgM, which gives rise to MTIDKIGGIGGSGYEPKRTTPVKKAESKETFDNVSISDTAKQKASEARLQAEVQTITRKILSTPEESDRSVKLKEVKEKLKNGDYDNLSSDVLNTIADRISETMLGQ
- a CDS encoding bactofilin family protein, whose translation is MSDEHIDTIIGDDIHFRGKLKFSNSLKIKGNFKGTIETTGRLVVGDTGEVEADIQTGTLEVEGALKGNVSANEKVSIRKTGKVIGDVRTPDLEIESGARFSGNSAM
- the rsmI gene encoding 16S rRNA (cytidine(1402)-2'-O)-methyltransferase, with the translated sequence MSLEEEFEESSSEEIPLQPGTLYVVSTPIGNLEDLTFRALRILKNTNRILCENAGHSRRLLKYYGIDTPASTLYKDQSAVPYSGLIEELREGKNFALISDAGAPGVSDPGSHLIRMVREAGLNVTPVPGASALTALLSISGWQANPFLFLGFVSEKKGKKRNQLGEWKEFEGLIMIFESVHRIGDTIDAVKEIFPDGEFLIGREMTKIHEEILHYSPLSEGKLKEFARKGEFVVLINTNRKKMLKGSLGSADRIQ
- a CDS encoding iron-containing alcohol dehydrogenase, translating into MPILPDWVNYTFPPKIHFEADCGYKVGNFVKNIGTRTVIFSTQQELENMDELSIIKTSLEKHIDGVILYDDIVKQPTLEELDTAAYFAKIANADCIIGYGSYETISMAKIIALLVTNDIFAEEMLNDKKTKFKKPLPLILIPTHPVFGLECSPISTVLLGEDKIIKYFSHELLFPELIIADPKISSFMSSSDISKVGVGILAAAVDTILSKFSTELTISSALRAIELLQKNLIPSIRDPKNVNYKNGLYAASLLTGIAQSSSSLGLCFALSLASSNITNLDIFQSMSILLPHVMEYNLTSSAGKYVMIARALDEDITNISVIEAAIKAVEGIRKIFIELKIPQRLSEYEVRKIDLPLIANLAASFPFLDSLPRELPKNEIETILVAAF
- a CDS encoding LIC11073 family putative lipoprotein codes for the protein MSSKTLHPAILSTLFAIFLFLGCGQNTETAQSPFVFLSPVGVPQFLSVIAVNEGITDKAVKDIDFVSEPNSYKPEYLIRYYITNGEPQFVGYNLYITTAAPSVAETLAGGNVYLEDGVQPSFPHLASEASTSSTKLQTHRVLNQVPPPGVFPFIKCEIYTFTMRALLNNGIFSNPSTAVRMCSSSRPYLCPVGSSCNPSECNTGSCSTTVKQNCPVGTLCNPCLIAGAEETGCVCPSGVSPPGCNL